Proteins encoded in a region of the Neodiprion lecontei isolate iyNeoLeco1 chromosome 5, iyNeoLeco1.1, whole genome shotgun sequence genome:
- the LOC124294433 gene encoding uncharacterized protein LOC124294433 → MNERLYVLFQALHPYGFSSSFYRTSVINSRQISRDVNRSSSTAVVSAGVQNIRIAATLHLELCDLLERTTRIFAGPILVFIVKSFFTIVLGSYWMYKTCMSLNQTMLEKFSVFSVRAFILVPALRMLVIITELFVIAHAGATTSEQGEATKALLSKVWMDFQPLELAEKKIPMMLYYVAKTMGLAPFTLKSHKFYPPIRLVKAYLVFLAMLHSIAALTTCLWAGSKSSPSKITTQVSVLSHFIALMTPAVIVFVGLYVHKKIILLMNKVYSICNELEIVSTINDDGKYFKNLFTTFAMATIIVGIFSITDCILQPYWTISISIAHGLQQCIRFNVVLIYAGILLCIRQRFETLNKKLYALFQPTRCFTPHIYLSHFVARRRQCEDQNQSSRQDSIVIQRIRKIEALHMELCDLVEQTNQVFGIPILSISLQYYIGFVVFFYWIYYFVIMTSNESSYSGQLDDDAYLKKFSITNTIAACTLMRLVVPIAEILMIAYASATTRKQANSTKDAMLRMCNDFIPEKFEDEVRSELLRDHHSRGNQNSDAIIH, encoded by the exons ATGAACGAAAGATTGTACGTATTGTTTCAAGCTTTACATCCCTACGGATTTTCCAGCAGTTTTTACAGAACCTCAGTGATTAATTCGAGACAAATTTCCCGCGACGTCAACCGATCAAGCAGTACAGCTGTAGTTTCTGCTGGCGTTCAAAACATTCGGATTGCCGCAACATTGCACTTGGAACTCTGCGACCTGTTGGAACGTACAACTCGTATATTTGCCGGCCCAATACTTGTATTCATCGTAAAATCCTTCTTCACTATCGTTTTAGGCAGTTACTGGATGTACAAAACTTGTATGAGTTTAAACCAAACCATGttggagaaattttcagtattCTCTGTGAGGGCCTTCATCTTGGTGCCCGCACTTCGAATGTTGGTTATCATTACTGAACTGTTCGTCATCGCCCATGCAGGTGCTACAACTTCGGAACAG GGAGAAGCTACCAAAGCCCTGTTGTCGAAAGTGTGGATGGATTTTCAACCATTGGAATTAGCAGAGAAG AAAATACCGATGATGCTGTATTACGTGGCAAAAACTATGGGACTAGCACCATTCACTTTAAAAAGCCACAAATTTTATCCACCGATCCGTCTGGTTAAGGCATATTTGGTTTTTCTCGCTATGCTTCATTCAATAGCAGCTTTAACAACTTGTCTATGGGCCGGTTCCAAATCATCTCCTTCAAAAATCACCACGCAAGTCAGTGTATTGTCACACTTCATAGCTCTGATGACTCCAGCCGTCATCGTGTTTGTAGGTCTGTATGTGCACAAAAAGATCATTTTGCTCATGAACAAAGTGTACAGCATCTGCAACGAGCTAGAAATTGTGAGCACTATCAACGatgatggaaaatattttaaaaacctTTTCACTACCTTCGCTATGGCAACTATCATCGTTGGTATATTTTCTATCACCGACTGCATCCTGCAACCCTACTGGAcgatttctatttctattgCTCATGGTCTTCAGCAATGTATTCGTTTCAACGTGGTTCTAATCTATGCTGGAATCCTTCTTTGCATCCGTCAACGTTTTGAAACGTTAAACAAAAAACTGTACGCCTTATTTCAACCAACTCGCTGCTTCACTCCACACATTTATTTGTCGCATTTTGTCGCGAGAAGAAGACAATGTGAGGATCAAAATCAATCAAGCAGGCAGGATTCCATCGTCATTCAGCgcattcgaaaaatcgaagcaTTACACATGGAGCTATGTGATTTGGTAGAACAGACGAATCAGGTATTCGGCATCCCCATTCTCTCCATTAGTTTGCAATATTACATAGGATTCGTCGTATTCTTTTATTGGATCTATTACTTTGTCATAATGACGTCTAACGAGTCCAGTTACTCGGGACAACTTGACGACGATGCTTACCTGAAGAAATTCTCAATCACAAACACGATCGCAGCGTGTACCCTTATGAGATTAGTTGTTCCAATTGCTGAGATTCTCATGATCGCATATGCGTCTGCAACAACTCGCAAACAA GCAAACTCCACCAAAGATGCAATGCTCAGAATGTGCAACGACTTCATACCGGAGAAATTTGAGGATGAGGTACGATCAGAATTACTAAGGGACCATCATTCACGGGGGAATCAAAACAGTGATGCTATAATCCACTAA
- the LOC107219715 gene encoding galactosylgalactosylxylosylprotein 3-beta-glucuronosyltransferase S, which yields MNSLQTLKYVFFSMTCLAAIAVIAVLMSEKIDDTKGTEHLSIFTDEVTTCYEDQPIRDDKGNISGNTNIPIIYFVTPTYPRREQIPELTRLGQTLMHVKDLHWIVADDNRECNPSLVKLLRKFGIPLTVMASPMAKRFWSDEKMKMPRGVANRRAALAWIRNNVKSGVLYFGDDDNTFDLELFDQIRYTKKVSMLPVGLIGDFGVSSPVVKKGKVIGFFDSWSADREFPIDMAGFAVSVEFLNKSPEATMPYKVGYEEDMFLKSLGLHVEDIEPVAENCTKILVWHTQTIQKPVANLRLKYEQSGTSLDKLLNELYTYGIASRNYEKGVKTYYTSGRIRTGV from the exons ATGAACAGCCTACAGACTTTAAAATACGTATTCTTCTCAATGACCTGTCTGGCTGCGATAGCCGTTATCGCAGTCTTGATGTCTGAGAAAATTGACGATACTAAGGGGACAGAACACCTTTCTATTTTCACCGATGAGGTGACCACTTGCTATGAAGACCAACCAATTCGTGATGATAAAGGAAATATCTCGGGGAATACCAACATACCGATCATATACTTTGTCACACCAACATATCCTAGGCGAGAACAAATTCCAGAGCTAACAAGACTGGGGCAAACGCTGATGCACGTTAAAGACCTTCATTGGATAGTAGCCGATGACAATAGAGAGTGCAATCCGTCTCTTGTCAAACTGCTCAGGAAATTTG GTATCCCACTCACAGTCATGGCTAGTCCGATGGCCAAGAGGTTCTGgagcgatgaaaaaatgaaaatgccAAGGGGGGTCGCCAATCGGCGAGCTGCTCTAGCTTGGATtcgaaataatgtaaaaagtgGGGTTTTATACTTTGGCGATGACGACAATACTTTCGATTTGGAACTTTTTGATCAAATACGGTACACTAAAAAAGTTTCCATGCTGCCAGTCGGTTTGATTGGAGACTTTGGAGTGAGTTCGCCAGTCGTTAAGAAG GGCAAAGTGATTGGCTTCTTCGACTCGTGGTCGGCCGATAGAGAATTCCCAATTGATATGGCCGGATTTGCAGTGTCCGTAGAGTTCTTGAACAAATCACCAGAAGCCACCATGCCGTACAAAGTGGGTTACGAAGAGGACATGTTTCTCAAAAGTTTGGGACTCCACGTTGAAGATATAGAACCAGTTGCTGAAAATTGCACAAAG ATTCTAGTTTGGCACACGCAAACGATCCAAAAACCTGTAGCTAACTTGCGACTGAAGTATGAGCAATCGGGCACATCATTAGATAAACTACTTAACGAATTGTACACGTATGGAATAGCATCTCGTAATTATGAAAAAG GAGTCAAGACTTACTACACAAGTGGAAGAATTCGAACAGGAGTCTGA